The Antarcticibacterium sp. 1MA-6-2 genome has a window encoding:
- a CDS encoding glycosyltransferase — translation MKILMVSIFAPHFFNWTEQLKNSGHKVYWLDVFDSNTHVEQIDFVHQIKGWRYKYDFPGRYFLKENAPRLTKLINRFNERKLSSIFKKILLEIEPDVVHSFVMYASCVPILEEMQKHPNIKWIYSAWGNDLFFYQNEEKYLIGIKEVLPRINFMFADCQRDFQIAKIYGFEGKFLGVFPTGGGYNSKFFEKWKLPIQQRKKILIKGYQHKFGRSIKILEAVNLLKSHLSKYEIVVFAANQKVIDFAVNHHMDIWENFKIYEKLPHEQILKLMGSSRIYLGSSISDGMPNTLLEAIIMETFPIQSNPGGATAEIISHNFNGLLISDPEDSKEIANLILCGINNEPFLRKAIDWNSKNITPLLEREKVKNKVLEAYAIVEREL, via the coding sequence ATGAAAATTTTGATGGTATCAATTTTCGCCCCGCATTTCTTTAACTGGACAGAGCAATTAAAGAATTCAGGGCATAAAGTATATTGGCTGGATGTTTTTGATTCCAATACACATGTTGAGCAAATTGATTTTGTCCATCAGATTAAGGGTTGGAGGTATAAATATGATTTTCCCGGAAGGTATTTTTTAAAAGAAAATGCACCCAGACTAACAAAATTAATAAACAGGTTTAATGAACGAAAATTATCTTCAATATTTAAAAAAATATTATTGGAAATTGAACCGGATGTTGTACACAGTTTTGTTATGTATGCCTCCTGTGTACCTATTCTAGAAGAAATGCAAAAACATCCTAATATTAAATGGATCTATTCTGCTTGGGGAAACGATCTGTTCTTTTATCAAAATGAAGAAAAATATTTAATAGGTATTAAAGAGGTTCTACCGAGAATAAATTTTATGTTTGCAGATTGCCAAAGAGATTTCCAAATCGCCAAAATATACGGTTTTGAAGGTAAATTTCTAGGAGTCTTCCCTACAGGAGGAGGATATAATAGTAAGTTTTTTGAGAAGTGGAAATTACCAATACAGCAACGAAAAAAAATTTTAATAAAAGGATATCAACATAAATTTGGTAGAAGCATAAAAATTTTAGAAGCTGTAAACCTTCTTAAGAGCCACCTTTCTAAATATGAAATTGTGGTATTTGCAGCCAATCAAAAGGTTATAGATTTTGCGGTAAATCACCATATGGACATTTGGGAAAATTTCAAAATTTATGAAAAGTTGCCACACGAGCAGATTTTGAAACTAATGGGTTCATCCAGAATCTACTTGGGAAGCAGTATTTCTGACGGCATGCCTAATACTCTACTTGAGGCAATTATAATGGAAACCTTTCCTATCCAGTCTAATCCGGGCGGAGCAACAGCTGAAATTATCTCTCATAATTTTAATGGGCTATTAATTTCTGATCCTGAAGATTCCAAAGAAATAGCAAACCTAATCCTTTGTGGGATCAATAATGAACCTTTTTTAAGAAAAGCCATTGACTGGAATAGCAAAAATATTACACCTTTATTGGAACGAGAAAAGGTAAAAAATAAAGTTCTTGAGGCTTATGCAATTGTTGAGAGAGAATTATGA
- the wecB gene encoding non-hydrolyzing UDP-N-acetylglucosamine 2-epimerase, with protein sequence MAPVIHELQKQKIPFEVCITAQHREMLDQVLDFFEVKPDFDLNLMKQGQSLNGLSAEIFKNIDEVFSSSQPDLVLVHGDTTTSVIVAMAAFHKGIKVGHVEAGLRTFNRNSPFPEEINRQLTARLASIHFAPTLRAKENLLRENISEGEIFITGNTVVDALEWSEKKIEDLTFTAVSDVTGINFTGIEKFVLVTGHRRENFGEGLNQICLALKKLSDHVQIIFPVHLNPNVQQEVYGELNENKNVHLINPVSYQIMLWLIRNCEFIISDSGGIQEEAPSFGKKVLVTRENSERSEGIESEFAILVGSNSHCILKEGLQLLNSPFKTEAGNPYGDGKASKKIIYSLKMHFGLI encoded by the coding sequence ATGGCCCCGGTAATCCATGAACTTCAAAAACAGAAAATTCCTTTTGAAGTTTGTATAACGGCACAGCACCGTGAAATGCTTGATCAGGTGCTGGACTTTTTTGAGGTAAAGCCTGATTTTGATCTTAACCTAATGAAACAGGGGCAAAGTTTAAATGGTCTCAGTGCAGAAATTTTTAAAAATATTGATGAAGTTTTCTCCTCATCACAACCTGACCTGGTCCTGGTTCACGGCGACACCACCACTTCTGTTATTGTTGCCATGGCTGCTTTTCATAAAGGGATTAAAGTAGGTCATGTGGAGGCTGGTCTTCGAACCTTTAATCGAAACTCTCCTTTTCCAGAAGAAATAAACAGGCAACTTACCGCCCGTCTTGCCTCTATCCACTTTGCACCAACTTTGCGAGCAAAGGAAAATTTGTTAAGAGAAAACATTTCAGAAGGTGAAATATTTATAACAGGAAATACTGTAGTTGATGCGCTGGAATGGAGTGAAAAAAAGATAGAAGATTTAACCTTCACGGCGGTCTCAGATGTTACTGGTATTAATTTTACAGGAATTGAAAAATTCGTGTTGGTAACAGGCCATCGCAGGGAAAATTTCGGGGAGGGTTTAAATCAAATTTGCCTGGCATTAAAAAAGCTTTCTGACCATGTCCAGATTATTTTCCCAGTACATTTAAATCCCAACGTACAACAGGAAGTTTATGGGGAATTGAATGAAAATAAAAATGTTCATTTAATAAATCCTGTTTCTTATCAAATTATGCTCTGGCTAATTAGAAATTGCGAGTTTATTATTTCAGATTCAGGAGGAATACAGGAAGAAGCACCGAGTTTTGGAAAAAAGGTCCTGGTAACCAGGGAGAACTCCGAAAGATCCGAGGGTATTGAATCAGAATTTGCCATTCTCGTTGGTTCAAACTCACACTGTATTTTAAAAGAGGGCCTCCAATTGCTGAATTCTCCTTTTAAGACAGAAGCAGGAAATCCTTACGGAGATGGTAAAGCTTCTAAAAAGATCATATATTCCCTGAAAATGCATTTTGGCCTTATATGA
- a CDS encoding glycosyltransferase family 2 protein — translation MENLKIRSPFISIIMATYNRAHFLEESLQYIIEQSFHDFECLIIDDGSTDSTSQIIDELCLRDSRFKYFQRKDNYKKGLPGCRNFGLDNAKGEYVIFFDDDDIPHPKLLEWTVRKIEAHNVDYCRYLRTVFQGKFEREFNNDEEYGVKVLDSCVVEKMICGEIPFNSCQVLWKKSCFKDLRFDENLMFAEEWECYTRILLRGSKGISLEKVLYFGRKHPNSNTGEFWNADPIRMNSNIQAIKMVINNLKKHQLLTEKLIHYFIRWGFQFNKPEIINYTLKKSNSGIIKSLKYKIGYVFYPFLKPLFLLKKKFREA, via the coding sequence TTGGAAAATTTAAAAATTAGATCTCCCTTTATCAGTATAATAATGGCGACTTATAATCGGGCTCATTTTTTAGAAGAAAGCCTTCAATATATTATTGAGCAGAGTTTTCATGATTTTGAGTGTTTGATTATAGATGATGGCAGCACCGACAGTACTTCTCAAATAATAGATGAATTGTGTTTGAGAGACAGCCGCTTTAAATATTTCCAAAGAAAAGATAACTATAAAAAAGGGCTACCCGGTTGCCGTAATTTTGGTCTTGATAACGCAAAGGGAGAATACGTTATCTTTTTTGATGACGACGATATTCCTCATCCTAAATTACTTGAATGGACAGTAAGAAAAATAGAAGCACATAATGTTGATTATTGCCGATACCTTCGAACTGTTTTTCAAGGTAAGTTTGAGCGTGAATTTAATAATGATGAGGAGTATGGAGTTAAAGTTTTAGATAGCTGTGTTGTCGAGAAAATGATATGTGGTGAAATTCCATTTAATTCCTGTCAGGTACTTTGGAAAAAATCATGTTTTAAAGATTTAAGATTTGATGAAAATTTGATGTTTGCGGAAGAATGGGAGTGCTATACCCGAATTTTATTAAGAGGAAGTAAGGGAATTTCTTTAGAAAAAGTTCTTTACTTTGGACGGAAACATCCAAATTCCAATACGGGAGAATTTTGGAATGCAGATCCAATTAGAATGAATTCAAATATACAAGCCATTAAAATGGTAATTAATAATTTAAAGAAACATCAATTATTAACAGAAAAATTAATCCATTATTTTATACGTTGGGGTTTTCAGTTCAACAAGCCTGAAATAATTAATTATACTTTAAAAAAATCAAATTCAGGGATTATAAAATCTCTTAAATACAAAATAGGGTATGTTTTTTACCCCTTTTTAAAACCTCTTTTCCTATTGAAAAAAAAATTCAGAGAAGCTTGA
- a CDS encoding glycosyltransferase family A protein produces the protein MLAIVIPYYKINFFEECLQSLANQTSKNFRVYIGDDASPDDPSGIVSEYNKQLTLKIKRFKENLGGKSLT, from the coding sequence ATGCTTGCCATAGTAATTCCGTACTACAAGATTAATTTCTTTGAAGAATGCCTTCAGTCACTGGCAAATCAAACAAGTAAAAACTTTAGAGTATATATAGGTGATGATGCTTCTCCTGATGATCCCTCGGGGATAGTTAGCGAGTACAATAAGCAATTAACTTTAAAGATTAAAAGATTTAAAGAAAATTTAGGAGGAAAGTCTTTAACTTAA
- a CDS encoding beta-1,6-N-acetylglucosaminyltransferase: MDIHYIILAHQYPLQLRRLINIIRTPETYFYIHIDRRVKIEPFYQQLKNCENVVFIKDENREKGTWGDIGIVKATLNAMETIVKNHTEGFCYLLSGQDYPLQPTSSISDYLTKNPNTNFIDLSPVPKLWNRQGLDRIYKYKINKTTKRGHFLLLPSIYDKDFYQRSTLGKLNYLRKSKRLRESTVIFRKRQFPQDLKPFGGSVYWAFPVNTLKKILNYVKDNPEYLKYHKYTLCADEIFFHSIIMHLKLLYNLEISPSLTYVNWERSSGPLPVTFDVADFEELKVASHNFLFARKFDLTKDDAIFERCDKELLHLE; the protein is encoded by the coding sequence TTGGACATACATTATATCATTTTAGCTCATCAATATCCCCTTCAGTTAAGAAGGCTGATAAATATAATAAGAACTCCAGAGACCTACTTTTATATCCATATTGACCGAAGAGTCAAAATAGAGCCTTTTTATCAACAACTGAAAAATTGTGAAAATGTAGTTTTTATAAAAGATGAAAATAGAGAAAAAGGGACATGGGGAGACATTGGTATAGTGAAAGCAACTTTAAATGCAATGGAAACAATAGTAAAAAACCATACTGAAGGTTTTTGTTATCTCCTGAGTGGCCAAGATTATCCTCTTCAACCCACCTCTTCTATAAGCGATTATCTTACTAAAAATCCAAATACTAATTTTATTGATTTATCACCTGTTCCAAAACTTTGGAACAGACAAGGTTTGGATAGAATTTATAAGTACAAAATAAATAAGACCACTAAAAGAGGGCACTTTTTACTTCTTCCTTCTATTTATGACAAAGATTTTTATCAAAGGTCAACACTAGGTAAACTCAATTATCTTCGAAAATCAAAAAGATTAAGGGAATCAACAGTAATTTTCAGAAAGAGACAATTTCCGCAAGATTTAAAACCTTTTGGAGGAAGCGTTTATTGGGCATTTCCTGTAAACACATTAAAAAAAATATTGAATTACGTGAAGGATAATCCAGAATATCTGAAATACCATAAATATACCTTATGTGCTGATGAGATTTTTTTTCACAGCATTATTATGCATTTGAAGCTATTATATAATCTGGAAATATCACCCTCTTTAACTTATGTTAACTGGGAAAGAAGTTCAGGCCCTCTACCCGTAACTTTTGATGTAGCAGATTTTGAAGAACTTAAAGTTGCCTCTCATAATTTTCTTTTTGCAAGAAAATTTGATTTAACAAAGGATGATGCGATTTTCGAACGTTGTGATAAAGAGTTACTCCATCTGGAGTAA
- a CDS encoding glycosyltransferase family 2 protein, with the protein MSNVQFISIIYANRNRDVKRIKASINSLSSQQAQNFEVIFVDYGSEPTLVSQYQNLFTSYDFAQFFHLEVSHLLWNKSKALNYAIKKATFPNIFIADVDLIFHPNSLSLLNNLSPSEKFFLFRLGYLSAEESKKLSENHRFEDLKPQRVGSVNGMLLASKEALSKVKGLDEFFHFYGAEDEDLFARLESA; encoded by the coding sequence ATGAGTAACGTGCAATTCATATCAATTATTTATGCGAATCGTAATCGCGATGTGAAGCGGATAAAAGCTTCCATTAATTCCCTGTCCTCACAACAGGCACAGAATTTTGAGGTTATTTTCGTGGATTACGGCAGTGAGCCTACTTTAGTATCTCAATATCAGAATCTTTTTACCTCTTACGACTTTGCCCAATTTTTTCATCTAGAAGTTTCCCATTTGCTATGGAACAAAAGCAAGGCCCTGAACTATGCTATCAAAAAAGCTACTTTTCCCAATATTTTTATAGCAGATGTAGACCTAATTTTTCACCCCAATAGTCTGTCTCTATTGAATAACCTTTCTCCTTCAGAAAAGTTTTTCTTATTCCGATTGGGTTATTTAAGTGCGGAAGAGTCTAAGAAATTGAGCGAAAATCACCGTTTTGAAGATTTAAAGCCACAACGTGTAGGAAGTGTAAATGGTATGTTACTTGCATCAAAAGAAGCTCTATCAAAGGTAAAAGGGCTTGATGAATTCTTTCACTTTTATGGAGCCGAAGACGAAGACTTGTTTGCCCGCCTGGAAAGTGCTTAG
- a CDS encoding glycosyltransferase family 4 protein — protein MKTIISLSLPNFIDFIPEIDLIIAASETVKQNLVRNYNLADKQVIKINDFSVKKQPEVLQQRNSDFIVGGSGTVHWRKGSDLFLQLAQITKSKYPDLEIKFQWIGAISNTDKIIYQADIEKAELSEVISFDGEKENPGHFISQFSVFVLPSREDPFPLVAIEAGMQAKPIICFEQGSGTAEIVKNGGGFVVPYLDIESMAEKIVFYYKNPEKLIEDGQKAKQLFKEFTPENICPKIFAAIKNIGGE, from the coding sequence ATGAAGACCATTATTTCTTTAAGTCTGCCTAATTTCATAGATTTTATTCCCGAGATAGATTTAATCATTGCCGCATCGGAAACAGTAAAGCAGAATTTAGTCCGGAATTATAATTTGGCGGATAAACAGGTAATAAAAATAAATGATTTCAGTGTGAAAAAGCAACCTGAGGTGTTACAACAGAGAAACTCGGATTTTATTGTTGGGGGATCTGGAACGGTACACTGGCGGAAGGGAAGTGACTTATTCCTACAGCTGGCGCAAATCACCAAAAGTAAATATCCTGACCTAGAGATAAAGTTTCAATGGATTGGCGCTATCTCCAATACCGATAAAATTATTTATCAAGCGGATATTGAAAAGGCCGAGCTTTCAGAAGTTATTTCCTTTGATGGGGAGAAAGAAAATCCAGGACATTTTATTTCACAATTCTCTGTGTTTGTGTTGCCTTCCCGCGAAGATCCTTTTCCTTTGGTGGCAATTGAAGCTGGAATGCAAGCCAAGCCTATAATTTGTTTCGAGCAAGGGTCGGGTACAGCCGAAATCGTCAAAAATGGCGGCGGTTTTGTTGTCCCTTATTTAGATATTGAATCAATGGCAGAGAAAATTGTTTTTTACTATAAAAATCCAGAAAAGTTAATAGAAGATGGACAAAAAGCGAAGCAACTCTTTAAAGAATTCACACCTGAAAATATTTGTCCGAAAATATTTGCTGCCATAAAGAACATTGGAGGTGAATAA
- a CDS encoding UDP-glycosyltransferase, with the protein MKILVVAESIDLDSGSGGKVNRALILNLIQCGFRVKVYHYTRKEISLKGAATIAIKENRSSELFLLSRMERYIRNIFGISLNHRIEKRVGFSFTLKNDRNSIISALRKEKDFEPDWVLTLSQGGSFRPHHALLRLPKWHSRWIAYIHDPYPMHWYPKPYTWQEQGYKAKQRFMQEIADNCKYAAFPSKLLKEWMGTHYTSYFEKGIVIPHQLNKDTEEGKSSPIKINAAEFTILHAGNLLQARNPKGLIEGFKLFLNKNPKAPVKFLHVGPAEHYQTYLEKEAAENPQISAYCENLPFHQVLKLQENVSVNVIIEAKAGFSPFLPGKFPHCIATEKPILLLGPLKSEAKRLLGDTYPYWAEIDDTEQIEILIGELYQRWKAGLEKWNYKEVIQYLSADNLKVIIENLNKL; encoded by the coding sequence ATGAAAATCCTCGTTGTTGCAGAATCCATTGATCTTGATTCCGGGAGCGGTGGGAAAGTCAATAGAGCTCTTATCCTGAACTTGATTCAATGTGGCTTTCGGGTAAAAGTATATCATTATACAAGAAAAGAAATATCTCTTAAAGGCGCTGCGACAATTGCCATAAAGGAAAACCGGAGTAGTGAACTATTCCTGTTGAGCCGAATGGAAAGATATATTCGCAACATTTTCGGGATAAGCCTAAATCACAGAATCGAAAAAAGGGTAGGATTCTCATTTACATTAAAAAATGATAGAAATAGTATTATTTCAGCTTTAAGAAAGGAAAAAGATTTTGAGCCGGATTGGGTGCTAACTTTAAGTCAGGGTGGAAGTTTCCGTCCACATCATGCATTGCTGAGACTTCCAAAATGGCATAGTAGGTGGATTGCCTATATTCATGATCCATACCCCATGCACTGGTATCCTAAGCCTTATACTTGGCAGGAGCAGGGTTACAAAGCTAAACAACGGTTTATGCAGGAAATTGCGGACAATTGTAAATACGCAGCTTTTCCTTCAAAGTTGCTTAAGGAATGGATGGGTACTCATTATACTTCGTATTTTGAAAAGGGAATTGTAATCCCACATCAGTTAAATAAAGATACTGAAGAAGGAAAATCTTCACCCATAAAAATTAATGCTGCTGAATTTACCATTTTACATGCTGGTAATTTGTTGCAGGCGCGAAATCCAAAAGGTTTAATAGAGGGTTTTAAATTGTTCCTTAACAAAAATCCGAAAGCTCCTGTCAAATTTTTACACGTTGGCCCGGCTGAACATTACCAAACCTATCTTGAAAAAGAAGCAGCCGAAAATCCCCAAATATCCGCTTATTGTGAAAACTTACCTTTCCACCAGGTACTTAAATTACAGGAAAACGTCTCTGTAAATGTAATAATAGAAGCAAAAGCTGGTTTCAGCCCCTTCCTACCCGGTAAATTCCCTCATTGTATTGCTACAGAAAAACCTATTCTCTTATTAGGTCCACTTAAAAGTGAAGCAAAAAGGCTGTTAGGAGATACTTATCCTTATTGGGCAGAAATAGATGATACAGAACAAATAGAAATATTGATCGGGGAATTATATCAAAGATGGAAGGCAGGACTAGAAAAGTGGAATTACAAGGAAGTAATACAATATTTATCTGCCGACAATTTAAAAGTTATTATTGAAAACTTGAACAAGCTATGA
- a CDS encoding glycosyltransferase, giving the protein MMCDEVKEFFLSVRLMTYNHSGYIEEALRSIDIQRTKFDFEVVVGDDFSTDDTLLKIRNFKFNNKKLHLKILNRQIGDEYHQERREKGRLFNFVNIIQNCSGSYVALLDGDDYWTDPLKLQRQVDFLEANNDFSICFHNVNIEDTRGKEKKHTPCILS; this is encoded by the coding sequence ATGATGTGTGATGAAGTAAAAGAATTTTTTTTAAGCGTACGATTGATGACTTATAATCATTCAGGTTATATTGAAGAAGCATTAAGAAGTATTGATATTCAAAGAACGAAATTTGATTTTGAGGTGGTAGTTGGTGATGATTTTTCGACGGATGATACGCTGCTGAAAATCCGGAATTTTAAATTTAATAATAAAAAGCTCCACCTGAAAATTTTAAACAGACAGATTGGAGACGAATATCATCAAGAGAGACGGGAAAAAGGTAGGTTGTTTAATTTTGTAAACATAATACAAAATTGTTCTGGAAGTTATGTCGCTCTTCTTGATGGGGATGATTATTGGACTGATCCTTTAAAGCTTCAAAGGCAGGTAGATTTTTTAGAGGCGAATAATGATTTTTCTATCTGTTTTCATAATGTCAATATTGAGGATACACGAGGAAAAGAAAAAAAACATACACCATGCATCCTTTCTTAG
- a CDS encoding glycosyltransferase: protein MDKAISTPLLTVLMPVFNAEKYIAASVESVLNQSYEDFEFLIIDDASTDQTVSIIKSYSDARIKLIEKRKNTGYTNSLNTGLKIAQGKYVGRMDSDDISLPNRFAKQISFLESNPEVIVCGTQHEIMGKNNAVSLPTKNAEIRLALLWGNCLVHSSVMIRKDALIQSSVYYDALKEPSEDYDLWVRLLPIGHLYNIPEVLVSYRIHYASVSRTRYEQQEEESIKVKLRLLGYLNVHLEPSEQQVLMKVFRKNFLLTVNEIQTFQNVKQKFCNSNNEGFFEKKVLKSTCWTWKKGC, encoded by the coding sequence ATGGATAAGGCTATATCAACTCCTTTACTTACCGTTCTAATGCCCGTATTTAACGCGGAGAAATATATTGCTGCATCAGTGGAAAGTGTTCTTAACCAAAGTTATGAAGATTTTGAATTTCTAATTATAGATGATGCATCGACTGATCAAACGGTTTCTATTATAAAATCTTACAGTGATGCAAGAATTAAGTTAATTGAAAAACGTAAAAACACTGGTTATACAAATAGTTTAAATACAGGGCTAAAAATTGCCCAAGGTAAATACGTGGGCAGGATGGATAGTGACGATATAAGCCTACCAAACAGATTTGCTAAACAAATATCTTTTTTGGAGAGTAATCCGGAGGTTATAGTATGTGGAACGCAACATGAAATAATGGGAAAGAACAATGCGGTCTCCCTTCCCACCAAAAATGCGGAAATAAGGTTAGCTTTACTCTGGGGAAATTGTTTGGTCCATTCTTCTGTTATGATAAGAAAAGATGCTCTTATTCAATCTTCTGTTTATTACGATGCCTTAAAAGAACCTTCAGAAGATTATGATTTGTGGGTTCGATTGTTGCCCATAGGACATCTCTATAACATTCCTGAAGTTTTGGTGAGCTACCGTATTCATTATGCTTCCGTTTCCAGAACCCGATATGAACAACAAGAAGAAGAATCTATTAAAGTTAAACTTCGATTATTAGGTTATTTAAACGTTCACTTGGAGCCTAGTGAGCAACAAGTATTAATGAAGGTTTTTAGAAAAAATTTTTTACTTACGGTTAATGAGATTCAAACTTTTCAGAATGTGAAACAAAAATTTTGCAATTCAAACAACGAAGGATTTTTCGAAAAAAAGGTTTTAAAAAGTACTTGCTGGACCTGGAAGAAAGGGTGCTAA
- a CDS encoding glycosyltransferase, giving the protein MNKPLVSICIPTFNGGKYLKEALDSVLKQEYKNCEIIFSDDSSQDDTLKIIKDFKNKNNISVQLLHHKPRGIGANWNNCIKYANGEYIKFLFQDDVLFPDCISKLVKTIQENNSIGLVACKRQLILEQPRSREIKDWIDNYFDLQQDLKEISGKFLLTRSLFKENIFFKDPVNKIGEPSTVLFKKKLIKKVGLFREDLEQVLDYEFYFRILKYENIVILNEELVGFRLHKHQTTNVNREREIADYAAFDRILYDDFFWHLSYVEQKRLLFKFNAPYRKYRRLLYFIKNHFNSII; this is encoded by the coding sequence GTGAATAAACCGTTAGTTTCCATCTGCATCCCGACATTTAATGGAGGGAAATATTTAAAAGAAGCACTGGATTCTGTATTAAAACAGGAATATAAAAATTGTGAAATTATTTTTAGTGATGATAGTTCACAAGACGATACATTGAAAATAATTAAGGACTTTAAAAATAAGAACAACATATCTGTACAACTACTTCATCATAAACCACGTGGAATTGGTGCTAATTGGAATAATTGTATAAAATATGCTAACGGCGAATATATTAAGTTTTTATTTCAGGATGATGTACTTTTTCCAGATTGTATTTCAAAACTTGTAAAAACTATTCAAGAAAATAACTCAATAGGTTTAGTAGCGTGTAAACGCCAATTAATACTAGAGCAGCCGCGCAGCCGGGAAATAAAAGATTGGATAGATAATTATTTTGATTTACAGCAGGATTTAAAAGAAATTTCGGGAAAATTTCTTCTTACGAGATCATTATTCAAAGAGAATATTTTTTTTAAGGATCCTGTAAATAAAATTGGAGAACCGAGTACAGTTCTCTTCAAAAAGAAACTTATAAAAAAAGTTGGATTATTTAGGGAGGACCTTGAACAAGTTCTTGATTATGAGTTCTATTTCAGGATACTCAAATATGAGAATATTGTTATCTTAAATGAAGAACTTGTAGGATTTCGATTACATAAACATCAAACGACTAATGTGAATAGAGAGAGGGAAATTGCAGATTATGCAGCTTTTGACAGAATTTTATATGACGATTTCTTTTGGCATCTAAGCTATGTGGAGCAAAAACGATTACTGTTCAAATTTAATGCTCCTTACCGAAAATATAGAAGGTTATTATATTTTATTAAGAATCACTTTAACTCAATTATATAG
- a CDS encoding glycosyltransferase family 39 protein, with protein sequence MATKNLISSGLLIYVVALAASLILILTNFENDLGFFPDSMAYLEVSQNIADGEGIVNDKGSLVSIWPPLFPILLAIASLISGMSTLEAGLYLNSILLFATTILFYKILKKLKIANLFALSITLLFLLSHPISLFNYYLSEGLFLFLLLSSFLYYIKYLNFKKTKFLLASGIFCGFMFLTRYAGIGFIGAYFIFLLLIKRSFFYNLKKLLIFIIPQALVIIPWFLYIASFDETQPIRKFSVHIMPWAKLESFFLSIAYWFIGGDIARLFFPFLLVFFLIMYKKYDIEIRELVSSVFSNYRKIILAALTLIICYVGFLFVTVNFFDQVTPLDRRILAPIFPFMLILLGIFLNYFKGQPHLKIFSFSILLFLLLNFSGSVLPLWFHHYKNGSGYTKITWKQSDAILSLNSVDDDLPVYSNAIEIITLHTSHSARIIPGKSNRENLNSIKQEIYEGKAILVFLDAVNWRNYLIPKQELLEEFDSFEISCLEDGFIIKKK encoded by the coding sequence TTGGCTACAAAAAACCTTATAAGCTCAGGTCTCTTAATTTATGTTGTTGCACTCGCTGCATCATTAATTCTAATTTTAACCAACTTTGAAAACGATTTGGGATTTTTTCCTGATTCTATGGCTTACCTGGAGGTATCTCAGAATATCGCAGATGGTGAAGGGATAGTGAATGACAAAGGAAGTTTGGTTTCTATTTGGCCTCCCTTGTTTCCAATTCTTCTTGCCATAGCATCCTTAATTTCTGGTATGTCTACACTAGAAGCCGGGCTATACTTAAACTCAATTTTACTGTTCGCTACTACAATTTTATTTTATAAAATACTAAAGAAGCTTAAAATAGCTAATCTATTTGCACTCTCGATAACATTATTATTCCTGCTATCACATCCTATTTCTCTTTTTAATTATTACTTATCAGAAGGGCTTTTCCTTTTTCTATTATTAAGCAGTTTTTTGTACTACATAAAGTATTTAAATTTTAAAAAAACCAAATTTTTACTAGCAAGTGGAATTTTCTGTGGATTTATGTTTTTAACCAGGTACGCAGGAATTGGTTTTATTGGGGCTTATTTCATCTTCCTCCTCCTAATTAAAAGATCTTTTTTTTATAACCTGAAGAAACTTCTAATTTTTATTATTCCTCAGGCACTGGTAATTATACCATGGTTCCTCTACATTGCTTCTTTTGATGAGACCCAGCCAATACGAAAATTTTCAGTTCATATAATGCCCTGGGCAAAATTGGAATCTTTTTTTCTGTCAATAGCCTACTGGTTTATCGGCGGTGACATAGCGAGATTATTTTTTCCTTTCCTTCTTGTATTTTTTTTAATAATGTATAAGAAATATGACATAGAAATAAGAGAGTTAGTTTCCAGTGTCTTCAGTAATTACAGGAAAATTATTCTTGCCGCATTAACCCTCATAATTTGCTATGTTGGTTTTTTATTTGTAACCGTCAACTTTTTTGACCAGGTGACCCCACTTGATAGAAGGATTCTTGCACCCATTTTTCCATTTATGCTGATCTTATTGGGAATATTTCTCAACTATTTTAAAGGACAGCCTCATTTAAAGATATTCTCTTTCTCAATACTACTTTTCCTGTTGCTAAATTTCTCAGGTTCTGTACTTCCTCTCTGGTTTCATCATTATAAGAATGGATCAGGATATACAAAAATAACATGGAAACAATCTGATGCTATATTAAGTCTCAATTCTGTTGACGATGACCTTCCGGTTTATTCTAATGCAATTGAGATAATCACCTTACATACTAGTCATTCTGCAAGAATAATTCCTGGTAAATCAAATAGAGAAAATTTAAACAGTATTAAACAGGAAATATATGAGGGCAAGGCAATATTAGTTTTCCTGGATGCTGTAAACTGGAGGAATTACTTAATTCCCAAACAGGAGCTACTGGAAGAATTTGATTCTTTCGAAATTTCCTGTCTTGAAGATGGATTCATTATAAAAAAGAAATAG